The following are from one region of the Stigmatella ashevillena genome:
- a CDS encoding SDR family NAD(P)-dependent oxidoreductase — protein MAITTKRFKTTVLHDDYMVRDHLVHGVRILPGVFFLDLSYRMARQMGLDTQQVELRRCLFIEPIAVTEAYDKQVQISIEPQEGHAVISVESRKVKNGAALEEQWTSNFTGELHLVAPGPVPRLDVSRIQAEASRKADADELYAFARSVEIHHQEFMKALGTLHYGPKSLLAEVTLSGLAQGYLDHFHIHPAYLDFSTLMPFCLFEKDAATDRQPFIPIFIEAFRAYGPLSRSCYAYVEQTQRQSLATDTVYSDIQLFGQDGELLVHFRKFCAKKIRTKGLITQHQTVSAPVEASREPSPKPAAAPPPAPSRVSTSSDPRERVQAELAAIVARALKRAPEDVDPRAGFYEQGLASVDLLQIVRSLEARLGRELYPTLLFEYTTVSALSGYLVEQFGDLLTGPQETSVPEPAATPQAAPPQAAPAALAHVEPPKPAHRARATHEEGPSDEIAIVGVAGRYPQARTLAEFWNNLKAGRDCITEVPPSRWDVSEYFDAERGKPGRTYSKWGGFVDGVDEFDPLFFNISPREAEMMDPQERLFLETAWATLEDAGYTRERLGTGKGNDIGVFAGVMWSDYQLFGLEESLKGNPVVAGSWFSSVANRVSYFLNLQGPSIPLDTACSSSLYAIHLACESIRRGECSAALAGGVNASLHPSKYVKLSELQMLSSDGRCRTFGKGGSGYVPGEGVGAVLLKPLKRAIADGDHIYAVIRSTAINHGGRTSGFSVPSPDAQARLIREALARARVPVSSISYIEAHGTGTSLGDPIEIAGLTSAFRGESSEKGFCAVGSLKSNIGHLEAAAGIAGLTKILLCMKHRTLVPSLHSRELNPSIPFTDTPFYVPQEARPWEKRAGHPRRAGISSFGAGGANAHIVLEEYEDPRSGHEAALGHHPQLIVLSARTPERLQEQVRQFRDFLATNSEARLEDVAYTLQVGRETMEARLAVVAHDRAELRRTLDGYLEGSPEASRHVLTGHVKRNTGGLGSESEDQAYLHSLWQGGKLSKLASLWTEGAEITWNKLEHPVAARCIPLPTYPFARKRCWVPQKPANAVMAKPREAAMPALHPLLDANTSTLEGSRFQKHFSGSEFYVADHVVREHRLLPGVVSLEMARAAGVFASESDVFHLQNIVWLSPLVVDEPRNVTLRLQPRNAHVEFELVTGTGSQANVHVRGKFTSRRKDTVQEQPPQSSLEEIRRRCTQQIDHPAVYAGFTGRGFRYGPGLRVIQTLRTGPQEALAELRLPEHLLGDASAYVLHPALLDGALQAVSGLTPPSTSGESELLPFSLGEVHVFGPLPAHCFVHVTQSVGHEGPAGAAHRFHLHLLDETGRELATLRDFTLRRMAREELPSRPAAGTAKGLLVYEPCWEDTPAQAPSNLAEGSAQRPVLLFERDEEQAQELRRLLREQHSESPIILVQPGEGFRCISPESYQIDPAREEDYRQLLEALRERGLRPSALFHLWNRAARPLAFDGAVDASSLASDLKEQFRLGLQSLFLLVRTLPTLRLKERLPIIYAFHGEGDQPQHSAVAGLARSAVLENPKAQVRTVQLTERSAGASTDWNILLREAQASDAVEVRWTASGRQARRFSEIPLPSSEERSPGLLRNQGVYLITGGAGGLGLVFARYLARQCQARIALVGRSPLDTERRAALAGLEALGAEVLYLAVDVADAAALRGAVTQVRDRFGALHGIIHAAGVIEDAMAVNKSLDSFKRVLAPKSLGTLNLDNATRSVPLDFMVLFSSASAVFGSLGQTDYAAGNQFMDSFASLRESLRERGLRSGRTLSLNWPLWREGGMRIHAEVEEMILRNTGLRVLETEQGLAAFASVQALPHAQLMPLVGDTAIIHKRIELASRPVVRRPAAPRPLTIVPPSQDPLPTPVPLAPNPGEQQAHLEQGLSAICSTLLKVAEDELDVEADFSDYGVDSLMIMKLLDHVEEHYGVSLDPSALTEHPSIRSLAKHLVKDHGGALQVKVPPQATHSPPQLHAVPDLTSSGTGTPPPLRPATEAPTLPTPPPFLASAARTDNTPRRVAVIGMACRFPGSSNIEAFWDNLTAARDLITTVPVERWNAEQYYDPRKAIPNKSYSKWGGFMTGVDLFDAAFFGISSQDAAWMDPQQRIALETAQELLDRSGYSKDEVAHTRTAVFLGATANDYVRSGFRGKAPSTPQLLLNTLQNMVAARISHFYDLRGPSLIVDTACSSSLVAIHHACRSIQAGESDMAIAGGLYLLLDPFLHVSFSQAQVLSTDGRTRIFDRTANGFTPGEGVGMVLLKDYEQAVRDGDRILATVLGSAVNNDGRTLGATMPSKEAQVAVIEGALHAAAISADSISYLETHGSGNAFGDPLEIHAASEVYGRHTNQRQYCGVGSVKSNIGALLQAGGAASFIKTVLSLQHRQLPATLHCEEPHRRFRFAETPFFPVTTSRPWEPQSKVRRAAISALGMGGTNCHLILGEGNEQHPGYQPTRQPLPMTQLQRKRYWVSPAEPLAVPQEAPQMEQVLDALSQGTMALDEAVHTLLSGDTAKLRN, from the coding sequence ATGGCCATCACTACCAAGCGCTTCAAGACGACCGTCCTCCACGACGACTACATGGTGCGCGATCACCTCGTGCACGGTGTGCGCATCCTGCCCGGCGTTTTCTTCCTGGATCTGTCGTACCGGATGGCCAGGCAAATGGGGCTGGACACCCAGCAGGTCGAGCTGCGCCGGTGCCTCTTCATCGAACCGATCGCCGTCACCGAGGCGTACGACAAACAGGTCCAGATCTCCATCGAGCCACAAGAAGGCCACGCAGTCATTTCGGTCGAAAGCCGCAAGGTCAAGAACGGTGCCGCGCTCGAGGAGCAATGGACATCCAACTTCACGGGCGAACTCCACCTCGTTGCGCCTGGCCCTGTGCCGCGACTGGATGTCAGCCGCATCCAGGCAGAGGCCTCACGGAAGGCCGACGCGGATGAGCTCTACGCATTCGCCCGGTCCGTGGAGATTCATCACCAGGAGTTCATGAAGGCCCTGGGGACGCTCCACTACGGTCCCAAGTCGTTGCTGGCCGAGGTGACGCTGAGCGGACTTGCGCAAGGCTATCTGGACCATTTCCACATCCACCCGGCCTACCTCGACTTCTCGACCCTGATGCCGTTCTGTCTTTTCGAGAAGGACGCGGCAACGGATCGCCAGCCTTTCATTCCCATCTTCATCGAGGCCTTCCGTGCCTATGGCCCGCTGAGCCGCTCCTGCTATGCCTATGTGGAGCAGACCCAACGGCAGAGCCTCGCGACCGACACGGTCTATAGTGACATCCAGCTCTTTGGCCAAGATGGCGAGCTGCTCGTCCACTTCCGGAAGTTTTGTGCGAAGAAGATCCGGACCAAGGGGCTCATCACCCAGCACCAGACGGTAAGCGCCCCGGTCGAAGCCTCACGAGAGCCTTCCCCGAAGCCCGCGGCGGCTCCGCCCCCCGCCCCTTCGCGCGTCAGCACCTCCTCGGATCCGCGCGAACGGGTTCAAGCGGAGCTGGCGGCCATCGTGGCCCGCGCGTTGAAGCGAGCTCCAGAAGACGTCGATCCCCGAGCTGGGTTCTACGAGCAGGGGCTCGCCTCGGTGGATCTTCTCCAGATTGTCCGGTCCCTCGAAGCCAGGCTTGGACGCGAGCTGTACCCCACCCTTCTCTTCGAATACACAACCGTCTCAGCGCTTTCAGGCTATCTGGTAGAGCAGTTTGGTGACCTGCTGACGGGGCCGCAGGAGACCTCCGTCCCCGAGCCCGCTGCAACTCCCCAAGCTGCCCCTCCCCAAGCCGCCCCGGCCGCGCTGGCGCACGTCGAGCCCCCCAAACCGGCGCACCGTGCTCGAGCTACCCACGAGGAAGGACCCAGCGATGAGATTGCCATCGTGGGTGTGGCGGGACGCTATCCTCAGGCGCGGACCCTGGCCGAGTTCTGGAACAACCTGAAGGCTGGAAGGGATTGCATCACCGAGGTTCCCCCTTCGCGATGGGATGTTTCGGAATACTTCGATGCTGAGCGCGGAAAACCTGGGCGCACCTACAGCAAGTGGGGGGGATTCGTAGACGGCGTAGACGAGTTTGATCCCCTCTTCTTCAACATCTCGCCACGAGAGGCGGAGATGATGGATCCCCAGGAGCGGCTCTTCCTGGAGACGGCTTGGGCGACCTTGGAGGACGCGGGGTACACGCGCGAGCGATTGGGTACGGGCAAGGGCAACGACATTGGAGTCTTCGCCGGGGTGATGTGGAGCGATTACCAGCTCTTTGGCCTGGAAGAATCCCTCAAGGGCAATCCCGTGGTTGCGGGCTCTTGGTTCTCTTCGGTGGCCAACCGCGTCTCGTACTTTCTCAATCTCCAGGGCCCCAGTATCCCGCTGGACACGGCCTGTTCCTCTTCTCTCTATGCCATTCATCTGGCTTGCGAGAGTATCCGGCGAGGTGAATGCAGCGCGGCCCTCGCGGGGGGTGTGAATGCATCTCTGCACCCTTCCAAGTACGTCAAGCTGAGCGAACTGCAAATGCTGTCGAGTGACGGCCGTTGCCGGACGTTTGGCAAAGGCGGCAGCGGTTATGTTCCCGGTGAGGGCGTAGGTGCCGTGCTGCTCAAGCCCTTGAAGCGGGCCATCGCCGACGGAGACCACATCTACGCGGTCATCCGGTCCACCGCGATCAACCACGGGGGACGTACCAGCGGCTTCTCCGTTCCCAGCCCGGACGCGCAGGCGAGGCTCATCCGCGAAGCGTTGGCGAGAGCCCGTGTGCCGGTCTCATCGATCAGCTACATCGAGGCGCACGGCACGGGTACCTCGCTGGGAGACCCCATCGAGATCGCGGGACTGACGAGCGCCTTCCGGGGCGAGAGCTCGGAGAAGGGCTTCTGCGCAGTCGGCTCACTGAAGTCCAACATCGGCCACCTGGAGGCCGCTGCGGGCATCGCGGGCTTGACCAAGATCCTCCTGTGCATGAAGCACCGCACGCTGGTTCCTTCACTGCACTCACGAGAACTCAACCCCAGCATCCCTTTCACGGACACCCCCTTCTACGTTCCCCAGGAGGCTCGTCCCTGGGAGAAACGGGCGGGCCACCCCCGGAGGGCGGGCATCAGCTCCTTCGGCGCGGGGGGCGCCAATGCCCACATCGTTCTCGAGGAGTACGAGGATCCTCGCTCCGGCCATGAAGCGGCCTTGGGGCATCACCCACAGCTCATCGTGCTGTCTGCGCGCACACCTGAGCGCCTCCAAGAGCAGGTACGCCAGTTCCGGGACTTCCTGGCCACGAACAGCGAGGCCCGGCTCGAGGACGTCGCATACACCCTTCAGGTAGGCCGCGAGACGATGGAAGCGCGGCTCGCGGTGGTGGCTCATGACAGGGCCGAGCTGCGCCGGACATTGGATGGTTATCTCGAAGGCAGCCCGGAAGCGTCGCGGCACGTGCTGACAGGGCATGTGAAGCGCAACACGGGTGGACTCGGCAGCGAGTCCGAGGATCAGGCCTATCTGCACTCGCTGTGGCAGGGCGGCAAGCTCAGCAAGCTCGCATCCCTGTGGACAGAAGGCGCGGAGATCACCTGGAACAAGCTCGAGCATCCCGTGGCAGCTCGCTGCATTCCCCTTCCCACGTATCCTTTTGCGCGCAAGCGTTGCTGGGTCCCCCAAAAGCCCGCGAACGCGGTGATGGCAAAACCTCGGGAAGCCGCGATGCCAGCGCTGCATCCCCTGCTCGATGCCAACACATCCACGCTGGAAGGCTCACGTTTCCAGAAGCATTTCTCTGGTTCAGAGTTCTACGTGGCAGACCATGTCGTCCGTGAGCACCGGTTGCTTCCTGGTGTCGTCTCGCTGGAGATGGCTCGAGCCGCAGGTGTGTTTGCCAGCGAGTCCGATGTCTTCCATCTACAGAACATCGTCTGGCTCAGCCCTCTCGTGGTGGATGAACCCAGGAACGTCACCCTGCGGCTCCAGCCCCGGAACGCGCACGTCGAGTTCGAGTTGGTCACGGGAACGGGTTCCCAAGCGAACGTACACGTCCGGGGCAAATTCACCTCCCGCCGCAAGGACACGGTTCAGGAGCAACCCCCACAGTCTTCACTCGAGGAGATCCGGCGGCGCTGCACGCAGCAGATCGACCACCCAGCCGTATATGCTGGGTTCACGGGCCGAGGCTTTCGCTATGGGCCTGGACTGCGTGTCATCCAGACACTGCGTACGGGTCCCCAAGAAGCCCTTGCCGAACTGCGCCTGCCAGAGCACTTGCTGGGAGATGCCAGCGCTTATGTGCTGCACCCTGCCCTGCTCGATGGAGCACTTCAGGCAGTCTCTGGCCTCACACCTCCCAGCACATCGGGCGAGAGTGAGCTGCTGCCGTTCTCCTTGGGAGAGGTACATGTCTTCGGCCCCCTCCCCGCCCATTGCTTTGTGCACGTCACCCAGTCGGTCGGCCATGAGGGACCTGCCGGAGCGGCACACCGCTTCCACCTGCACCTGCTGGATGAAACAGGACGCGAACTCGCTACCCTGCGAGACTTCACCCTGCGCAGAATGGCGCGCGAAGAGCTTCCCTCCCGCCCAGCGGCAGGCACAGCAAAAGGACTGCTCGTCTACGAGCCTTGCTGGGAGGACACCCCGGCCCAGGCTCCGAGTAACCTGGCAGAAGGGAGTGCCCAGCGGCCGGTCTTGCTGTTCGAGCGAGATGAGGAACAAGCGCAAGAACTGAGGCGTCTGCTGCGCGAGCAGCACAGCGAGTCACCGATCATCCTGGTGCAGCCCGGCGAAGGATTCCGCTGCATCTCTCCAGAGTCTTATCAGATTGACCCCGCCCGCGAAGAGGACTACCGGCAATTGCTGGAGGCATTGCGAGAGCGCGGGCTGCGCCCCTCGGCCCTTTTCCACCTTTGGAACCGAGCCGCGCGTCCCCTGGCGTTTGATGGCGCAGTTGACGCCAGCAGCCTGGCCAGCGACCTCAAGGAGCAATTCCGGCTGGGATTGCAGTCACTCTTCCTCCTCGTCCGGACATTGCCCACGCTCCGTTTGAAAGAGCGGCTCCCGATCATCTACGCCTTCCATGGTGAAGGCGACCAACCTCAGCATTCCGCAGTCGCAGGTCTCGCACGAAGCGCCGTCCTGGAGAACCCCAAGGCACAGGTGAGAACCGTCCAGCTCACCGAGCGAAGCGCGGGTGCTTCCACCGACTGGAACATTCTCCTGCGTGAGGCTCAAGCTTCGGACGCCGTGGAGGTCCGCTGGACGGCTTCCGGCAGGCAGGCACGCCGCTTCTCGGAAATCCCCCTTCCTTCTTCTGAAGAACGAAGCCCTGGACTCCTCCGCAACCAAGGGGTCTATCTCATCACGGGCGGAGCGGGAGGGTTGGGACTGGTGTTTGCCCGGTATCTCGCCCGCCAGTGTCAAGCCCGTATCGCCCTTGTGGGCCGCTCGCCCTTGGACACCGAGCGCCGCGCCGCGCTGGCTGGCTTGGAAGCGCTGGGCGCGGAAGTACTGTACCTGGCGGTGGATGTCGCGGACGCCGCGGCACTGCGAGGGGCAGTCACCCAGGTCCGGGATCGCTTCGGTGCCCTTCATGGAATCATCCATGCGGCGGGCGTCATTGAAGACGCCATGGCCGTCAACAAATCGCTGGATTCCTTCAAGCGCGTCCTTGCCCCCAAGAGCCTGGGGACACTGAATCTCGATAACGCTACCCGAAGCGTGCCTCTCGATTTCATGGTGCTGTTTTCCTCGGCCTCCGCCGTTTTCGGCAGTCTCGGGCAGACGGACTACGCTGCGGGGAACCAGTTCATGGACTCCTTCGCCTCGCTTCGGGAGAGCCTGAGAGAGCGAGGATTGAGAAGCGGCCGGACGCTTTCCCTCAACTGGCCCCTGTGGCGTGAAGGAGGCATGCGCATCCATGCCGAGGTCGAGGAGATGATCCTCCGGAATACCGGCCTCCGGGTCTTGGAGACGGAGCAAGGCCTCGCGGCCTTTGCGTCAGTCCAGGCGCTTCCCCATGCCCAGCTCATGCCGCTGGTCGGGGACACGGCCATCATCCACAAACGCATTGAGCTCGCCAGCCGCCCCGTCGTGAGGCGTCCCGCGGCCCCTCGGCCGTTGACGATCGTCCCGCCGAGTCAAGACCCCCTGCCCACCCCCGTTCCGCTGGCGCCAAACCCCGGAGAACAACAGGCTCACCTGGAACAAGGTCTGAGTGCGATCTGCTCAACGCTGCTCAAGGTCGCCGAGGATGAACTCGACGTTGAGGCTGACTTCAGCGACTACGGGGTGGATTCGCTGATGATCATGAAGCTGTTGGACCACGTCGAGGAGCACTATGGGGTCAGCCTCGATCCGAGCGCGTTGACGGAACATCCTTCAATCCGTTCGCTGGCGAAGCATCTCGTCAAGGATCACGGCGGCGCGTTACAGGTCAAGGTTCCCCCGCAGGCCACCCATTCGCCTCCCCAGTTGCACGCCGTTCCAGATCTGACCAGTTCCGGCACGGGGACGCCGCCCCCTCTGAGACCTGCCACAGAAGCTCCCACACTCCCCACCCCACCCCCGTTCCTTGCATCTGCCGCCCGGACAGACAACACACCACGGCGCGTGGCTGTCATTGGCATGGCTTGCCGCTTCCCAGGCTCGAGCAACATCGAGGCATTCTGGGACAACCTGACGGCAGCGAGGGATCTCATCACCACGGTGCCCGTGGAACGCTGGAATGCGGAGCAATACTACGATCCGCGCAAGGCAATCCCCAACAAGAGCTACTCGAAATGGGGAGGGTTCATGACAGGCGTTGACCTGTTCGATGCAGCCTTCTTCGGGATTTCGAGCCAGGACGCGGCCTGGATGGACCCACAGCAACGCATTGCCCTGGAGACAGCACAAGAGTTGTTGGACCGCTCTGGCTACTCAAAGGACGAGGTTGCCCACACCCGGACGGCGGTCTTCCTGGGAGCCACCGCCAATGATTATGTGCGCAGCGGTTTCCGAGGAAAGGCTCCATCCACCCCACAACTGCTCCTGAATACCCTTCAGAACATGGTGGCGGCGCGGATCTCCCACTTCTACGACTTGAGGGGACCGTCACTGATCGTGGACACGGCGTGCTCTTCATCCCTGGTGGCCATCCACCATGCTTGCCGGAGCATCCAGGCCGGAGAGTCGGACATGGCCATCGCAGGTGGCCTGTATCTGCTGTTGGATCCCTTCCTCCACGTCAGTTTCAGTCAAGCCCAGGTGCTCTCCACGGACGGGCGCACCCGTATCTTCGACCGCACGGCCAATGGCTTCACGCCAGGAGAAGGCGTGGGCATGGTGCTCCTCAAGGACTACGAGCAGGCCGTACGCGATGGGGATCGCATCCTGGCCACCGTCCTTGGCTCTGCCGTCAACAACGACGGGCGTACCCTCGGAGCGACGATGCCCAGCAAGGAAGCGCAGGTGGCGGTCATCGAGGGGGCCCTGCACGCGGCAGCAATCTCCGCGGACTCCATCAGCTACC